Proteins found in one Methanococcoides methylutens genomic segment:
- a CDS encoding sensor histidine kinase — protein sequence MMQNMQRHCFSNVIATEDEGISDEYKPLVFERFKRIGNSDIEGSGLGLAIVKKIADLHNGEVGVEDNPEANGSVFWVTVKKA from the coding sequence ATGATGCAAAACATGCAAAGACATTGCTTTAGCAATGTCATCGCAACAGAAGATGAAGGTATCTCCGATGAATACAAACCATTGGTATTTGAACGTTTCAAACGCATAGGCAATAGCGACATAGAGGGAAGTGGTCTTGGACTTGCTATCGTGAAAAAAATAGCTGATCTGCACAATGGGGAAGTGGGTGTGGAAGACAATCCGGAAGCAAACGGCAGTGTGTTCTGGGTAACAGTCAAGAAAGCATAA